In Stieleria sp. JC731, a genomic segment contains:
- a CDS encoding PQQ-binding-like beta-propeller repeat protein: MTKKQNRDPISILHHRFILPVSMLLVGFSACLPSTLVADDWPFPRGDAQASGAIETQLPEKLAVKWEFKADEAIEVTPVVSGDYVVAGDVMGTLYVVNRRDGKEVWRHAFDTGFLASPIVADGKVIAGDIDGSVFALQLADGKELWKQTTDGEISGAPAVYEGNVLVASQDGKLYCYELSSGKPVWTYQADDQIRCSPTIAGNMTLLGGCDAKLHGVDLKSGQAVGEQMTLEGPTGSTPAVHDSIAIVPIMDGVVFGFDWKENKKLWQYEDFDQSQEYRSSAAVNDSLAVVSSQRKNVDALDLKTGKRKWRYTLRRRADASPVIAGNDVWIPATDGRLVRLGLEDGKEKWVFEIRGGFISGVAIADQQLFVADDEGVVRCFQGEQ, encoded by the coding sequence ATGACAAAAAAACAGAATCGAGATCCGATCTCAATCCTTCATCACCGATTCATTCTGCCCGTCAGCATGTTGTTGGTCGGCTTTAGCGCCTGTCTGCCTTCAACGCTTGTGGCCGATGATTGGCCGTTTCCGCGCGGCGATGCCCAGGCATCCGGCGCGATTGAAACCCAGTTGCCCGAAAAATTGGCCGTCAAATGGGAGTTCAAAGCGGACGAAGCCATCGAGGTGACTCCCGTTGTCAGCGGAGACTATGTCGTCGCTGGGGATGTCATGGGCACCTTGTATGTGGTCAATCGCCGCGATGGCAAGGAAGTTTGGCGGCATGCTTTTGACACAGGTTTTCTGGCTTCACCAATCGTTGCCGACGGAAAGGTCATCGCTGGCGACATCGACGGTAGCGTTTTTGCGTTGCAGCTTGCTGATGGCAAGGAACTTTGGAAACAAACTACCGATGGCGAAATCAGCGGAGCACCCGCGGTCTACGAAGGCAACGTCCTTGTCGCTAGCCAAGACGGAAAGCTGTACTGCTATGAGCTTTCCAGCGGTAAGCCTGTTTGGACTTATCAAGCCGACGATCAGATTCGTTGTTCACCGACAATCGCGGGCAATATGACGTTGCTTGGCGGGTGTGATGCGAAGCTGCACGGCGTCGATTTGAAAAGCGGCCAAGCGGTTGGCGAACAGATGACTTTGGAAGGCCCCACCGGAAGTACGCCTGCGGTACACGATTCGATCGCGATCGTCCCGATCATGGACGGAGTCGTCTTTGGTTTCGATTGGAAAGAAAACAAGAAGCTTTGGCAGTACGAAGATTTTGATCAGTCGCAGGAATACCGTAGCAGTGCGGCGGTGAACGATTCTCTAGCAGTCGTATCAAGCCAACGCAAAAACGTCGACGCACTCGATTTGAAGACCGGCAAACGCAAGTGGCGTTACACTTTGCGACGAAGAGCCGACGCCTCGCCGGTGATTGCCGGAAATGACGTTTGGATTCCGGCAACGGACGGTCGGTTGGTTCGCTTGGGCCTCGAGGACGGAAAAGAAAAGTGGGTCTTCGAGATTCGTGGCGGGTTCATATCGGGAGTCGCGATTGCGGACCAGCAGCTCTTCGTCGCTGATGACGAAGGCGTGGTGCGGTGCTTCCAAGGCGAACAGTAG
- a CDS encoding glycosyltransferase family 2 protein, giving the protein MPGRISIVLPIRNREKEIAVRVDNLITGLETLVSEVPEIILVDDGSRDGTADICQRLVHRYKNIRYLRHDRPRGMEAAGQTGLERASSDLVFVQERDADFCFTDLKHLLQLAGDDTIVAARAESLRGQVSPSLIRRVRLWGMTQDDSIRLASQSSETCGLQMIRRTNLQRLTGPNAKQYRLEGKSKRMVTLQRAHRQLTSRRLKSEN; this is encoded by the coding sequence ATGCCAGGCAGGATCTCGATCGTATTGCCGATTCGAAATCGCGAAAAAGAAATCGCGGTCCGGGTCGACAATTTGATAACGGGCCTGGAAACGCTTGTCAGTGAAGTGCCAGAAATCATTTTGGTGGACGACGGAAGCCGTGATGGCACCGCGGATATCTGTCAGCGATTGGTACACCGCTACAAGAACATTCGGTATCTGCGTCACGATCGACCAAGGGGCATGGAAGCGGCTGGGCAAACCGGGCTTGAGCGTGCCAGTAGTGACTTGGTCTTCGTTCAGGAGCGTGATGCAGATTTCTGTTTCACCGATCTGAAACACTTGCTGCAACTTGCCGGTGACGACACTATCGTCGCGGCTCGTGCCGAGAGTCTTCGCGGGCAGGTTTCGCCATCGCTGATCCGGCGTGTGCGTCTGTGGGGGATGACCCAAGACGACTCGATCCGATTAGCTTCTCAAAGCAGCGAGACTTGTGGGTTGCAAATGATCCGGCGAACCAACCTGCAGCGTCTGACCGGCCCCAACGCGAAGCAATATCGTTTGGAGGGAAAGTCCAAACGCATGGTCACTCTCCAACGCGCCCACCGTCAGCTAACGAGTCGCCGGTTGAAGAGCGAAAACTGA
- the hisI gene encoding phosphoribosyl-AMP cyclohydrolase, whose amino-acid sequence MNDLADFSRGTNGLLPAIAQDEETGEVLMVAWMNEEAFQCTIDEGYAVYFSRSRNSLWRKGETSGHRQKVSEIRVDCDKDTILLKVNQVAAACHEGYKSCFFRRITKDGQLEVADERMVDPAEVYGK is encoded by the coding sequence TTGAATGACCTAGCCGACTTCTCGCGAGGCACCAACGGGTTGCTGCCCGCAATCGCACAAGACGAAGAAACAGGCGAGGTCTTGATGGTGGCCTGGATGAACGAAGAAGCCTTTCAATGCACCATCGACGAAGGCTATGCGGTCTATTTCAGCCGCAGTCGCAATTCACTTTGGCGGAAAGGTGAAACCAGCGGACACCGACAAAAGGTTTCCGAAATCCGCGTTGACTGCGACAAAGACACCATCCTGCTGAAAGTCAATCAGGTCGCCGCGGCATGCCACGAAGGATACAAAAGTTGCTTCTTCCGCCGGATCACCAAAGACGGTCAACTGGAAGTCGCCGACGAGCGAATGGTGGATCCTGCTGAAGTCTATGGAAAGTAG